The window GAGACGAATGAAACTCAGGCTATCACGAAACCCGTGACATGGCATAAATTTGGATCCCCGGATGTCGAGGACGTCGAGGAAGATGCGGGATCATACTTCATAAGCGCAGTATGCTGGAAAGTTGGAAGTCCCACCATATTAGCTGCCAACAGTAGAGGAACAATCAAGGTGTTGGCCCTCACTGCTTGAGATAAGGAAGCAAACAGTAACTCCGGAGTTTGGACTACGATTGTTCAAGTCGGATTCTCTATTGCAACATTGTGCAACGTCgaaattcttaattatttcaccATATCTCCGCCGATTTCCacaagaatttttaaaattgaaatccaTCAATCGTAAGAGATGTTGCACAATAATGTAATGGACGATTCGGCTTCTGATTATTTCACAGTGGGTTGCGTTACTGCATATTCATCGTGTATCCATAAAATCGCAACAGAGAcagtttgattttgtttgaatttgttcGTTGCAGAttactataataaaaacaaaaccaatTCTTGCCATTGTGATTTTGTTTAGATACAGCCATGCAGcctttcattaaattaaagcATGTAAATTACCATCACAATTAAGCTGCATTACATTCATCCAAAATTTCTTCAGACAGCCCACCGACAAATAGGAGAATACTTACAACGTTAGCAtagattataaaaatacagTAGATACATAGATCACTCGGGACAAGCTCTCACATGTACACGatgatattagtatattacACATTGAATGTTGTTGTATATGGTACGTGTCAACATCATCTAACCATTCCTGGGCTTGAACTGCTGATGGGACTCTTCCCAACTCTTGGCTGCAACaagttaaaaaagaattactGAGTGAATCCATACTGTGGCAAACTTGCATCCAAGCTACTATGTGAATGAAACTGATAAACAAACTCGAATCTCAATAGTGAATTCAAGTAAGAAATGAGAATTTCACGACCACCATATTTTGTGTAGGTAGATGTTCCGAATATGGACCTGATCAGCTACAAAATGCTGGAGATATACTTACAGATAAACGTGTTGCAGAAGTATGTGTATCTTGATCGACTTTTTGAGCACTCGCTCTCCTGGGTCTACGAGACAATCTGTGGTATAACTCCTTCATATGATTATACGTGCTGCAGTAAAAACACGTGTGATTATCAATCTGAATATGAGAACAGTGCTTtcatgtgtttttttattaacttaaaatgtttaaagaaattgtaaaattacCAACTAATACAAGCTCATTAGAATAAaccctttttcctttttggaggaGTGTATGTAATGAAAGAATTTATAGAACATGTGATTCTCATTACAGAGTATGTCATAACATTTTCCCCATTGAAACTAAGtttcccattaaatatgcgtAATGTATCATATTGAGATGACAACATGGCCAAAATGTACGAAAAATACCTCAGCCGGTGTCTATTGCATGCCATGAAGAAAGCCACAAAACCGTTCAGGATACTTCGGAGAGCACGGAAAATCTGAAATAAAGGACGGAgatgagtgaagaaaatgtAAACATGTACACTCTAGCAACAAGGGTAGAATGATATAACCAAAGTACCTGAGAGAAAAGGTCGTTCCACAGAGAGCGCCAGATTGAAACCTCATACGAGCTCACTGTTGATTCGACATCCCTGGTAAAACTAACTAGGCTGCCAGCGAACAGCAATAAATCTCCAACCATTTCATAAACAAGTGTGCATAAGTATGCCACGAGGCTACAGAATCCTAGGACGAGTCGAATTGGAGCATAAAGGAACTCAAACAGTATCCAGAATATGGGACATATAACCGATATTGCTGCAATCAAACACAACAtacatacaaaattatttaagtCAAAACAGCTTAGAAatccaaagaaaaaaaaaagagagaaatatgTAAGCTCACCAATATTCCATCCAAGAGACAAGATAAACCACAATGGCAGCACTAAAATCTCTATTAGGTCTCCTACCATTGCGAAACAAGACTCAGTCACCATCCACATGACTGAAAACAGATTCTCAGCAACTTCTCCGAACACACTCCAAAGAGGAAGTAAGAATTCCAGAAACTCAGCAAATGGTCCAGCCATTGGCTCTATAACTAATGTAAAAAATGAACGAATGGTTCTCGTTGCAGAAAGAAACCACTTAATCGccttttgaaaattatgaagGAATAACATGGTCCCTAAATACTTGATTCTTGAAATCATTTCCAACGATTCTATCCAGTCGAACAGGGGCCCGAACAACCTAGATGCTGTGGCCTTAAGGAGTGGTACATTTTTATACAAGTCATAAAACCCAATGAGGACAGTGATGATCGATATAAGCACATAGCAAGCCCTGGCCAACGGACACATCCAGGGACGATAGAGATGGCAGAATACTGGATAGGATTGAAGGAAAATAACCCATGATGGAAGCCCAGCTTCAAGTAGAGTGAGTAACCGCAGATCAGACATAACTATGTACATTAATTTGTAAGGAAGGTCGCGATCATCAAACCGAAACAAAATCAGAACATCACGGTACATGGAACACTGGAGTGTGTCTTCACATTCGCTTGTATCTGGCGTGTGAGACAATATATCAACATTTTCCACGTCAGCTTCTTCAGAAGGTGAACCAAGATCGAAGTGTATAGGACTCGTAAGTTTCCGCCTTTTGTAAGGAAACCCATCAGGAGGAGGTGTGTGGAGTCTCTGAGTCAAGTTTTGCCCCATTACAGTATACATGCTGAAACTACTACTTGAAGAGCATGGGGATTCAGTTTTAACATTGGTGCAATCACCTGCAATATCTGCCTTCCTGTCACTCCTTGGGAAACTTTCTTGTGCGTCATGGAACACCTCCCCTGTGACAAGGTCAAATTCAGGAATAATCTGGAAATTATATTGGGCGACGGCACCAACATAAAGGCGGTACACTGTCGATAACAGAAAAATCACATGGACAGCAATCTAACTGAGGCTTTGCTTGCACAGGACATCTTAAACGGGGAAAAGTGATTGCTGGATTCTAACAACTGAGCTTCTATAATTGCTCAAAGTACATCCTATCAAACGCCACTCCTTCGACACAGTCCATTTTCAAGattaatgaataattgatTTGAAGTATGAAAGGAGTAGTTCacatatgaaattaattacaaGGAGAATTAACTCCTACCCCCCAACCaaccaaaagaaaaatgcACACACAAGTCACTGAAAATTGTCTTTGTTTAGGTTCTTGATCTTTGAGCAGTGATGATGTACATGTATCTCAGTGATGTTTCCTTTTACATGCTTATTGAAGAGCTTATATAGCGATGACAGGCATGAGGCAAAGAGATGACGAGTAAAATCAAGAATTTAGAGCAAATCTCTGGAAGGAGGTAAATCTATGACTACCTATTGTAGCATCCAAATGCTCTTCCAAAAGGATCCGTTCATCGAGGGTACCAGGGAACCATGAAGAAATCGAGTTAGCGGCTTGGGCTACGCTATCGAATTCCCACCTTCTCATGACTTTAGCCTCCATTGCAAGCGAGGTATCAGTCTTTCATGAAACACAAAGAAATGTATACTCAGAGTTACTGAATACATTTAAAAGTGCATCACTTGAAACCAAATTATTGAGATTGGCTACCTGAAGCTCATTCAAATAGTTAATACCACGTACATCCCTCCATGCAACTTCAAAGACAATGAAGCCATACAAGGTTCTATGCAACTTGCTGTTTGCAATCAAAGAATTCCTAAGCTTCTTGACAGGTAACAAAGCCCTCTTCCGGGACAAGGTCACTGCATCAATCAACGAGATCCACTGCTTGAAGTTCCTCAACTTACTTGTGTTTAGTGAGGGAGAAGTCTCTAATTCCGAAAGTTGTCTCAACAACTTCCTATCCTTCCCCCTCTTCGTGTTTGCAAAGGGAGACAACCTGGACTGCAACACAATGTCAAGAATGACTCAAGCAAATGGCTAAAATTGAAGTTACAAGAGATTGTGATTAATCAGAGAGGTTTCAGAAACCTTAGTGACCATCAACTGCCACAAATGTGTGGGTCGTGACACAAGATCCTTCAACCATGGCCGGTTATCCACCAAGATGTAGAACTTCCCACTGTCAGAGGCCATAAATAGGCTCAGATGTGAAAGATAGGACTGCAAATCCCTGCTCAAAATTACCAGAATAGATCAATTTCTGCAACTTGTAGAAATTTGATAAACTATTTTCACCCCCATCATCAAATCCCCATTCCCACCACTACTTACACTGATTGAACTAGTTTGAGAGAGATAATTTCagttcaataaaaaaatcagcaAACATAAAACCAGCTAAACAACTCTTAGAGAGagaattcaattcaataaaaaactCAGCAAAAAGAGTTGGGTTGAACTTCTAAAACTGAGCACAACTTCTACAAACATGTACACTCATCTGATCCCGAcacttgaaaacaaaaaagtacCCAATTTGTAAGCCTGTTAACGGGAACACGCAACGGCCATTGTCTCCATTCGCCATCTAAatcttccttctctctcaaaGACACAACTGTTCGGTGAAAATGACAACGCACTTGATCTCAATTCCAACAcagtaacaaaaataaaattcaagcaAGAAAAGAGTAGCTCATGACAACAAATGTAAGGAATCAAAACCTGAGGAAGACAATGCAATTGGGAGCTGATCAAGCGAATTCCATAACAATTGCTGTCTAGAACAATCAAAACGGCAGGCGGCACTACAGAACTTCattaaacagaaaaaaaaaaggcaaaaaaagaaagaaaatataaagcGCGGGAGGCAGTGGAACGGGGCTCTGATGTCGCAATCAATGGTTAGAGACAAGCGCATCGATAAATGAATCAGAAAATGCAGAGAATTAGTGACGCTAAGAAAGAGAGATTGCTAGTTGATAGGGAATTATTGCTATCGAATTTGGGATTTTTGGGAATTaaggtttttggtttttggtcAGGGTTTGGCCATGTTGTTGTGTACTGTGCAAAGGGTATCTTCGGTATTTCATATCCTGTAGCTTCCCGCCAGCAAGGAATTTGGGATATTCTCTCTTCGGATACCAATCCTGCTATTATCTCTTTCATGTGATTTTACCGAGTTAGTACTAAAACTACTTTTATACTTTTGGTTAGttaagtaataaaaattagagaaacaataaaatatgatagatAATTAGAGCATGCAGAAACGAGAGAGAATCAAATTTTTTGCAAAAGAATAAATGAGTCAAATGCCTTGTTGGTAGCAACAAAATATAGCAGTAGttgtataaattaatttacaaaaatattcaaaagcgAATAGTTACATGGTTATGTCAATATGTGTTCtacataatttatgaattcGCGCACAATTATctgaaattcaaatataaaatctcgATTGCATATGTGACTACCACTTCATTAATTTAAGAATCCCCTAACATTTTAGGATGGAGCATACATAAAAACACCCTTAATGCACgtttgaaagaaaaatttcCTTCACGTTAGAAATCATTGTAAATCCTTAGATTATGAACATCTACATGGGAGTGgtctttttttctatttcatcaTCTCTTACATAAATTGATCCTACTTCATATACTTCAATTTCAtgggagttttttttttttttttcttttctaattcATCATCTTTTACCATAAATTGATCATGTTTGATACACTACgatttaataggagtgagtttttttttttatatattaaattcatCATCTTTTACGTAAAATTGATCATAATTGATACTACACGTTATCATCGTACATGGGTTATTTTATTccacataaatatatacaaattcaaCACACAATTTACACCCAACCCTATTTGAATACCAAGCCTAAACAATGTCAATTGAAACAAAACCAAGATACAAATAATTTCCTCAAAAATGCTTTCTTTAGTAAAATTGTAAGTAGTGATGAATTAGGCATTGGTCAGATTCGAGGTTGTAATTTTgcctcatcttcttcaactccaCCGACTATACTTAAGCTAAGTTAGATACTTGGCTATGACATTGTTTTGGTTCATCCACCACTTTTGCTGCTCACACACCAAAAATTGCTCCATCGCATCATGACCTAAACATGGTGTTTGATCTTcaaattgaa is drawn from Salvia hispanica cultivar TCC Black 2014 chromosome 6, UniMelb_Shisp_WGS_1.0, whole genome shotgun sequence and contains these coding sequences:
- the LOC125194107 gene encoding uncharacterized protein LOC125194107 isoform X1; amino-acid sequence: MANGDNGRCVFPLTGLQIGDLQSYLSHLSLFMASDSGKFYILVDNRPWLKDLVSRPTHLWQLMVTKSRLSPFANTKRGKDRKLLRQLSELETSPSLNTSKLRNFKQWISLIDAVTLSRKRALLPVKKLRNSLIANSKLHRTLYGFIVFEVAWRDVRGINYLNELQTDTSLAMEAKVMRRWEFDSVAQAANSISSWFPGTLDERILLEEHLDATIGEVFHDAQESFPRSDRKADIAGDCTNVKTESPCSSSSSFSMYTVMGQNLTQRLHTPPPDGFPYKRRKLTSPIHFDLGSPSEEADVENVDILSHTPDTSECEDTLQCSMYRDVLILFRFDDRDLPYKLMYIVMSDLRLLTLLEAGLPSWVIFLQSYPVFCHLYRPWMCPLARACYVLISIITVLIGFYDLYKNVPLLKATASRLFGPLFDWIESLEMISRIKYLGTMLFLHNFQKAIKWFLSATRTIRSFFTLVIEPMAGPFAEFLEFLLPLWSVFGEVAENLFSVMWMVTESCFAMVGDLIEILVLPLWFILSLGWNIAISVICPIFWILFEFLYAPIRLVLGFCSLVAYLCTLVYEMVGDLLLFAGSLVSFTRDVESTVSSYEVSIWRSLWNDLFSQIFRALRSILNGFVAFFMACNRHRLSTYNHMKELYHRLSRRPRRASAQKVDQDTHTSATRLSPRVGKSPISSSSPGMVR
- the LOC125194107 gene encoding uncharacterized protein LOC125194107 isoform X2, giving the protein MANGDNGRCVFPLTGLQIGGKFYILVDNRPWLKDLVSRPTHLWQLMVTKSRLSPFANTKRGKDRKLLRQLSELETSPSLNTSKLRNFKQWISLIDAVTLSRKRALLPVKKLRNSLIANSKLHRTLYGFIVFEVAWRDVRGINYLNELQTDTSLAMEAKVMRRWEFDSVAQAANSISSWFPGTLDERILLEEHLDATIGEVFHDAQESFPRSDRKADIAGDCTNVKTESPCSSSSSFSMYTVMGQNLTQRLHTPPPDGFPYKRRKLTSPIHFDLGSPSEEADVENVDILSHTPDTSECEDTLQCSMYRDVLILFRFDDRDLPYKLMYIVMSDLRLLTLLEAGLPSWVIFLQSYPVFCHLYRPWMCPLARACYVLISIITVLIGFYDLYKNVPLLKATASRLFGPLFDWIESLEMISRIKYLGTMLFLHNFQKAIKWFLSATRTIRSFFTLVIEPMAGPFAEFLEFLLPLWSVFGEVAENLFSVMWMVTESCFAMVGDLIEILVLPLWFILSLGWNIAISVICPIFWILFEFLYAPIRLVLGFCSLVAYLCTLVYEMVGDLLLFAGSLVSFTRDVESTVSSYEVSIWRSLWNDLFSQIFRALRSILNGFVAFFMACNRHRLSTYNHMKELYHRLSRRPRRASAQKVDQDTHTSATRLSPRVGKSPISSSSPGMVR